The Calothrix sp. PCC 7507 DNA segment GAGCAAAATCATCCTCGTCCACCTTCAGAGACCATGCCGACAATGTATGATCTACCCAGTGAAGACCCAGAGGAGCCTGGTTTGCCGGACGAATTCCACGACTTCCAACCGCAACTATTAAGGGAAACCTGTCAACCCCCAAGCTACCCAACTGGGGAAATGTTCATTGGTACAGATTTAAATCTGTATTATGATGCTCGTCATCGGTTGTGGCAAAAAAGACCAGATTGGTTTTTGGTGTTAGGTGTATCTCGCGCTCAACAACAACAAGATATGCGTCTCAGCTATGTTGTTTGGCAAGAGGGGATAGCACCATTTTTAGTGGTGGAATTACTTTCACCGGGTACAGAAGCCGAAGATTTAGGTCAAACATTAAGAGATGCCAACAAGCCACCGACAAAATGGCAAGTGTACGAACAGAATTTACGCATTCCTTACTATATTGTGTTTGACCGCTATGAAAATCAGTTGCGAGTGTTTCAATTAATGCCAACGCAATATCAAGCAGTAGCAGTTCCAGAACAGAAGTTTTGGTTTGAAGAATTGCAATTAGGTTTAGGGGTGTGGCAGGGGCGCTATCAAC contains these protein-coding regions:
- a CDS encoding Uma2 family endonuclease, giving the protein MYQTNPPRPPSEVLPTMYDLPSEDPQDLDTPEQNHPRPPSETMPTMYDLPSEDPEEPGLPDEFHDFQPQLLRETCQPPSYPTGEMFIGTDLNLYYDARHRLWQKRPDWFLVLGVSRAQQQQDMRLSYVVWQEGIAPFLVVELLSPGTEAEDLGQTLRDANKPPTKWQVYEQNLRIPYYIVFDRYENQLRVFQLMPTQYQAVAVPEQKFWFEELQLGLGVWQGRYQQTEGLWLRWYDAMGNWILTLEERAEQERQRAEQERQRAEQERQRAEQECQRAEQERQQAEQERQQAEQERQRAEKLAQRLRSLGIDPDTL